From Candidatus Hydrogenedentota bacterium:
ATCGCGGACGCCCAGGTGGATGCCTCGGGGCGTGTGGAATTCCATGTTCCCAATCTTCCCCTTGTCGTCTCCGGCGGCCAGGAGGGCTATAAGTACTTCGAGGTTGATGCCGAGCCAGACACAGAGATGGAGATCGCGCTGGAGCCGGAGGAGGGTGAACCCGACGGTAGCGGTTCGGAAGAGTAACTGATTCATGACGACGGCGGGTGCCACTCGGTCCAAATAATCCGGACAGGGTGGCACCCGTCGTGTTTTTTGGTTTTCTACCGTAAATGCCTTTCGGGACAGTCCCCGCCACAAGTGCGGGACGGTCTCGAACGCGTGGCGGGCTTTGGCCGGTTGGGGTTGTTTGATTGATCCGGTGTCGTGATGCTTTGGCGGCGGGCCCTGGCGTTCAGGACGGTCCCGTTGATGCGGTCCCGTAGTGGCGCTATTCCATCTTCTCCAGGGGCTGGGCGTTGCCGCGTTTGATGCCGCCGGCGACGCGGGTGGGGGCGGCCCATTGGATGCCGTTGGCGATGACTTTGAGGACGGTCTCGTTGTGGTAGATGGGGAGGGTCTCGTGGCCGGGGCGGAAGTAGAAGACCTTGCCGAGGCCGCGGTGCCAGCAGCAGCCGCTGCGGAAGACTTCGCCGCCCTGGAACCAACTGATTAGGACGAGCTGGTCGGGCTGAGGGATGTCGAAGTGTTCGCCGTACATCTCGGCTTTTTCGAGTTCGAACATCTCGGGAAGGCCGTGGGCGATGGGGTGGGCGGGGTCAACCACCCAGAGGCGTTCTTTCTCGCCTTCGTTGTTGTATTCGCGCCACTTGAGGTCGCAGGAGGTGCCCATGAGGCGCTTGAAGATCTTGGAGAAGTGGCCGCTGTGCAGGACGACGAGGCCCATGCCGTGCTCCACGACGCGCAGGCGCACCTTCTCCACGATGGCGTCGTCCACGCGGTCGTGGGCGGTGTGGCCCCACCAGGTCATGACATCGGTATTTTCGAGGACTTCGTCGGTCAGGCCGTGTTCCGGATCATCCAGTTCGGCGACGCGGACGGAGGCGATGCCGGGGACCTGCTCGATGTAGCGGGCGATCTGGCGTCCCAGGCCGTCGGGGTAGAGGGCGGAGACTTTGGGATTGGTTTTTTCGTGAACGCCTTCGTTCCAGATGGTGACGCGCAGGCCTTGGCTCATGGGGGAACTCCTTCTACGGGCTGGTGGAACGGATTTGTTGAACCACGAATGGACACGAATTTACACGAATAAGAAAAAGAAATGAACCACGGAAATACACGGAAGTTCACGGAAAATGGGAAGCCCCGGGAGCTAAGGTGTGGCCGAGATGCAACGAGTAATTCGAAATATCAG
This genomic window contains:
- a CDS encoding ThuA domain-containing protein, which gives rise to MSQGLRVTIWNEGVHEKTNPKVSALYPDGLGRQIARYIEQVPGIASVRVAELDDPEHGLTDEVLENTDVMTWWGHTAHDRVDDAIVEKVRLRVVEHGMGLVVLHSGHFSKIFKRLMGTSCDLKWREYNNEGEKERLWVVDPAHPIAHGLPEMFELEKAEMYGEHFDIPQPDQLVLISWFQGGEVFRSGCCWHRGLGKVFYFRPGHETLPIYHNETVLKVIANGIQWAAPTRVAGGIKRGNAQPLEKME